Proteins from a single region of Synechococcus sp. WH 8109:
- a CDS encoding CPBP family intramembrane glutamic endopeptidase yields the protein MPSSPHPVSPRWKGLLAALSLALAGFIWLSGLMDSLSRPSVAPALSLQQQDLTLLAEPAVPPPLRDALLGESPRDALLKALEGISPEERNERQQQMFLLLQGQGSALAELERLDDDPLLQQLYCEAGASDPTLCIDAAAAGQAAFRLVLSTVLPLVTALLGGLLLLGQAWRLLRGRLMASPDVQGPELTLVDMALLVAGGFVVISAVGVPLVAFPLVGALTAGLGSPRREAVSVVINYGVMALPSLLILWRQLRSLPRERAPLGGWMQWRLRPLLSALRDALAGWLMVTPVVMLTGWLLVRLVGDPGGSNPLLELVLGSRDPLALALLALTAVVLAPLFEETIFRGALLPVLATRLGPIPGVLLSGLLFAMAHISVGELAPLTMLGIGLGLVRLRSGRLWPSVLMHGLWNAVTFLNLLLL from the coding sequence GTGCCCAGTTCCCCTCACCCGGTTTCCCCGCGCTGGAAGGGACTTCTAGCGGCCTTGTCCCTCGCTTTGGCCGGTTTTATCTGGTTGTCGGGCTTGATGGACAGCCTCTCGCGACCTTCGGTGGCACCGGCCCTGAGCCTTCAGCAGCAGGATCTGACGCTTCTTGCTGAACCAGCGGTGCCGCCCCCGTTGCGGGACGCTCTCCTGGGGGAGTCGCCGCGGGATGCGCTGCTAAAGGCCCTGGAGGGAATCAGCCCAGAGGAGCGCAATGAGCGTCAGCAACAAATGTTCCTGTTGTTGCAGGGCCAAGGTTCCGCATTAGCGGAGCTCGAACGCCTTGACGACGACCCATTGCTCCAGCAGCTGTATTGCGAAGCGGGCGCCTCTGATCCGACGCTCTGCATCGATGCTGCAGCCGCAGGGCAAGCGGCGTTCCGTTTGGTCCTCAGCACGGTGCTGCCACTGGTGACGGCCCTGCTCGGTGGACTGTTGCTGCTCGGTCAGGCCTGGCGTCTGCTGCGCGGTCGGCTGATGGCCTCGCCCGATGTTCAGGGGCCGGAGCTGACCCTTGTTGATATGGCCCTGCTGGTGGCCGGTGGCTTTGTGGTGATCAGTGCCGTTGGCGTTCCGCTGGTGGCGTTTCCGTTGGTGGGTGCACTGACGGCTGGGCTGGGCAGTCCTCGTCGTGAAGCCGTGAGTGTGGTGATCAACTACGGCGTGATGGCCCTGCCGAGCCTGCTGATCCTGTGGCGGCAACTCCGTTCGTTGCCCAGGGAGAGGGCACCGCTGGGGGGGTGGATGCAGTGGCGATTGCGTCCGCTGCTTTCAGCTCTGCGGGATGCACTGGCGGGCTGGTTGATGGTGACGCCGGTGGTGATGCTTACGGGGTGGTTGCTCGTGCGCCTGGTCGGTGATCCCGGGGGCAGCAACCCGCTGTTGGAGTTGGTGCTCGGCAGCCGTGATCCGCTTGCCCTGGCCTTGCTTGCGCTCACTGCGGTTGTGCTGGCCCCGCTGTTCGAGGAGACGATTTTCCGCGGTGCCTTGCTGCCGGTGTTGGCGACCCGACTCGGTCCCATCCCGGGGGTCCTGCTCAGTGGCCTGTTGTTTGCCATGGCCCACATCAGTGTTGGCGAGTTGGCGCCGCTCACGATGTTGGGAATTGGGCTTGGTTTGGTGCGGCTGCGCAGCGGACGCCTGTGGCCCTCGGTACTGATGCATGGGCTCTGGAACGCCGTGACGTTCCTGAACCTGCTGCTGCTCTGA